In a single window of the Raphanus sativus cultivar WK10039 chromosome 9, ASM80110v3, whole genome shotgun sequence genome:
- the LOC108823408 gene encoding zinc finger CCCH domain-containing protein 64 gives MAPRILLCGDPLGRLNQLFKRVQSVSKSAGPFDALICVGQFFPDSPELLDEFLDYVEGRAQVPIPTYFTGDYGVSSPKILSATSKKDENQGFKMDGLVVAHNLFWLRGSGKFTLHGLSVAYLSGKESLSDGGQFGKYSEDDVDALRALADDSGVVDLFLTNEWPAGITNRAAESDIPVDVSDSSCCDSNVSELVKEVKPRYHIAGSMGVFYAREPYLNVDSSHVTRFLGLAQVGNKNKQKFLHALSPTPTSTMSPSELSAKPPNTTLCPFTLREGAAESKKRSNDDASDSQYWRYDVSKRQKNGSDGEKLCFKFVCSGSCPRGESCHFQHNAEAREQCRRGVCLDLIIKGKCEKGPECSYKHEFQDLSVQRKPRSENANRSKECWFCLSSPSVESHLIVSVGESFYCALPKGSLVDDHVLIIPIEHLPNTLVLSPEGESELSRYQNGLRNCYKSQGNDAVFFELVSKRVSHANLQVVPVPSSRARLLPNIFSLAAEKLGFKLVTKKFSDSSEGRKYLQKEYDAALGLFYVELPDGTVLSHTLEENEVFPAQFGREVLAGLLKIPDRADWRNCKISQEEEAKLAEEFKKQFQEFDPFE, from the exons ATGGCGCCCAGAATCCTACTCTGCGGAGATCCTCTCGGACGTCTCAATCAGCTCTTCAAGCGAGTCCAATCG GTTAGCAAATCAGCCGGTCCATTCGATGCACTCATCTGCGTCGGCCAGTTCTTCCCCGATTCACCGGAGCTCCTAGACGAGTTTCTCGACTACGTCGAAGGCCGAGCTCAAGTCCCGATTCCCACTTACTTCACCGGAGACTACGGCGTCTCCTCCCCCAAAATCCTCTCCGCTACCTCGAAGAAAGATGAGAATCAAGGTTTTAAGATGGACGGGCTCGTGGTGGCACACAACTTGTTTTGGTTAAGAGGAAGTGGGAAGTTCACTCTTCATG GTTTGTCTGTTGCTTACTTATCTGGTAAAGAGTCGTTATCTGATGGTGGTCAGTTTGGGAAGTACAGTGAAGATGATGTTGATGCTCTTCGTGCACTCGCTGATGATTCTGGAGTTGTTGATTTGTTTTTG actAATGAATGGCCTGCGGGGATTACCAACAGAGCTGCGGAGTCTGATATTCCTGTAGATGTTTCTGATTCCTCTTGTTGTGATTCCAATGTTTCTGAATTGGTAAAGGAAGTTAAACCTCG TTATCACATTGCAGGTTCGATGGGGGTGTTTTATGCTCGTGAACCTTACCTAAATGTTGATTCTAGTCATGTAACTCGCTTTCTTGGCCTTGCTCAAGTTGGTAACAAAAACAAACAG AAATTTCTTCATGCGCTTTCTCCTACACCAACATCTACCATGTCACCATCAGAGCTTAGTGCAAAGCCTCCAAACACTACACTCTGTCCCTTTACGTTACGAGAGGGAGCTGCTGAATCGAAGAAGAGATCAAACGACGATGCCTCTGATTCACAGTATTGGAGGTACGATGTCTCGAAGCGGCAAAAGAATGGATCTGATGGGGAAAAGCTCTGTTTCAAATTTGTGTGCTCAGGGTCCTGTCCTCGTGGAGAAAGTTGCCATTTCCAACACAACGCTGAGGCAAGAGAACAGTGTCGCAGAGGTGTTTGTCTTGATCTTATTATCAAAGGTAAATGTGAAAAGGGCCCAGAGTGCAGCTACAAGCatgagtttcaagatttgagTGTACAAAGGAAGCCCAGATCTGAAAATGCTAACAG GTCTAAAGAATGCTGGTTTTGTCTATCAAGCCCGAGTGTGGAGTCACATTTGATCGTCAGTGTTGGGGAAAGTTTTTATTGTGCTCTACCCAAAGGTTCACTAGTCGACGACCACGTATTGATAATCCCGATAGAACATTTGCCCAATACTCTGGTTTTGTCCCCTGAGGGTGAATCAGAGCTCagtagataccaaaatggtctGAGAAATTGTTATAAGAGCCAAGGAAACGATGCGGTTTTCTTTGAACTGGTCTCTAAACGTGTTTCTCATGCTAACCTTCAG GTTGTTCCTGTACCATCATCCAGAGCTCGTCTTCTTCCTAATATATTTAGCCTTGCTGCTGAAAAACTGGGCTTCAAGCTTGTGACTAAAAAGT TTAGTGATAGTTCCGAGGGCAGAAAGTATCTGCAGAAGGAATACGATGCAGCTTTGGGTCTCTTCTATGTGGAACTTCCTGATGGAACTGTGTTATCACACACCCTGGAAGAGAACGAAGTATTCCCCGCACAATTTGGACGTGAG GTCCTAGCAGGGTTGCTAAAGATACCAGATAGAGCAGACTGGAGAAACTGTAAGATTAGCCAAGAAGAGGAGGCAAAGCTGGCTGAAGAATTCAAGAAACAATTTCAAGAATTTGACCCTTTTGAGTAA